In one window of Azoarcus olearius DNA:
- a CDS encoding DUF2249 domain-containing protein, protein MADTPVSRIIDARELAPPEPMELTLEALDTLPRGEELQLWLLREPFPLYNILKNNGFAHRVEYCDDGRFIVHIRHAGA, encoded by the coding sequence ATGGCTGATACCCCTGTTTCGCGCATCATCGACGCCCGCGAGCTGGCGCCGCCCGAGCCGATGGAACTGACGCTGGAAGCGCTCGACACCCTGCCGCGCGGCGAGGAGTTGCAGCTGTGGCTGCTGCGCGAGCCTTTCCCGCTCTACAACATCCTGAAGAACAACGGCTTCGCCCACCGCGTCGAGTATTGCGACGACGGCCGCTTCATCGTGCATATCCGGCACGCGGGCGCCTGA
- a CDS encoding cbb3-type cytochrome c oxidase subunit I: MQYTSQAVAKPYFVAAIGLFVGQILFGLIMGLQYVVGDFLFPALPFNVARMVHTNLLIVWLLFGFMGAAYYMVPEESETELWSPRLALVLFWVFLAAGALTILGYLFVPYARLAEMTGNDILATMGREFLEQPLITKIGIVVVALAFLFNITMTMLRGRKTAISMVLLLGLWGLAIFFLFSFVNPHNLVRDKFYWWWVVHLWVEGVWELILGALLAFVLIKVTGVDREVIEKWLYVIITLTLVTGIIGTGHHYYWIGAPEYWQWWGSIFSALEPIPFFAMTVFAFNMVNRRRREHPNRAATLWALGTGVMAFLGAGVWGFLHTLAPVNFYTHGSQITAAHGHMAFYGAYVMVVLCIISYAMPILRGRAANSNKAQVMEMWAFWLMTIAMVFITLFLTAAGILQVWLQRVSDTPLSFMATQDQISLFYWMREASGVIFLIGLLIYLASFFVKGDKKAVAA; the protein is encoded by the coding sequence ATGCAATACACATCACAAGCGGTCGCCAAGCCCTACTTCGTGGCGGCCATCGGCCTCTTCGTCGGGCAGATCCTGTTCGGCCTGATCATGGGCCTGCAGTACGTGGTGGGGGATTTCCTCTTCCCCGCGCTGCCCTTCAACGTCGCCCGCATGGTGCACACCAACCTGCTGATCGTCTGGCTGCTGTTCGGCTTCATGGGCGCGGCCTACTACATGGTGCCGGAGGAATCCGAAACCGAGCTGTGGAGCCCCAGGCTGGCGCTGGTGCTGTTCTGGGTCTTCCTCGCCGCCGGCGCGCTCACCATCCTCGGCTACCTGTTCGTGCCCTACGCCAGGCTCGCCGAGATGACCGGCAACGACATCCTGGCGACCATGGGCCGCGAGTTCCTGGAGCAGCCGCTGATCACCAAGATCGGCATCGTGGTGGTGGCGCTCGCCTTCCTGTTCAACATCACCATGACCATGCTGCGCGGGCGCAAGACGGCAATCAGCATGGTGCTGCTGCTCGGGCTGTGGGGGCTGGCGATCTTCTTCCTGTTCTCCTTCGTCAATCCGCACAACCTGGTGCGCGACAAGTTCTACTGGTGGTGGGTGGTGCACCTGTGGGTGGAAGGCGTGTGGGAACTGATCCTCGGCGCGCTGCTGGCCTTCGTGCTGATCAAGGTCACCGGGGTGGACCGTGAGGTCATCGAGAAGTGGCTGTACGTCATCATCACGCTGACGCTGGTCACCGGCATCATCGGCACCGGCCACCACTACTACTGGATCGGCGCGCCGGAATACTGGCAGTGGTGGGGTTCGATTTTCTCCGCGCTGGAGCCGATTCCCTTCTTCGCGATGACGGTGTTCGCCTTCAACATGGTCAACCGCCGCCGCCGCGAACATCCCAACCGTGCGGCCACGCTGTGGGCGCTGGGCACCGGGGTGATGGCCTTCCTCGGCGCCGGGGTGTGGGGCTTCCTGCACACGCTCGCGCCGGTGAACTTCTACACCCACGGCAGCCAGATCACCGCCGCGCACGGCCACATGGCCTTCTACGGCGCCTACGTGATGGTGGTGCTGTGCATCATCAGCTATGCGATGCCCATCCTGCGCGGCCGCGCCGCCAACTCCAACAAGGCGCAGGTGATGGAGATGTGGGCGTTCTGGCTGATGACGATCGCGATGGTGTTCATCACGCTGTTCCTCACCGCCGCCGGCATCCTGCAGGTGTGGCTGCAGCGCGTTTCCGACACGCCGCTGTCCTTCATGGCGACGCAGGACCAGATCTCGCTGTTCTACTGGATGCGTGAAGCCTCCGGCGTGATCTTCCTGATCGGCTTGCTGATCTACCTCGCGAGCTTCTTCGTGAAGGGCGACAAGAAGGCGGTCGCGGCCTGA
- a CDS encoding DUF4145 domain-containing protein, translating into MKYEPPEFKKAAFTCPHCDVYASFWWKEAKEAVRMSNGAHGYKDNDLHIATCTHCQGRVVWFVNEYNSYMLWPFGMANAPLPHEDMPDDVKADYLEARNICKLSPRGAAALLRLAIQKLCKHLGEPGENINADIGALVKKGLPIQIQQALDVVRVTGNNAVHPGELLVDDNPEIVSALFGLTNLIIDNRIAEPKRIAALYGALPEGALRGIEKRDG; encoded by the coding sequence ATGAAATACGAACCTCCCGAATTCAAGAAAGCAGCCTTTACCTGCCCGCATTGCGACGTGTACGCGAGCTTCTGGTGGAAAGAAGCAAAAGAGGCTGTGCGTATGAGCAACGGCGCTCATGGCTACAAAGACAATGACTTGCACATTGCGACATGCACTCACTGCCAAGGTCGAGTTGTCTGGTTTGTTAACGAATACAACTCATACATGCTTTGGCCTTTTGGAATGGCTAACGCACCACTGCCGCATGAAGACATGCCTGATGACGTAAAGGCGGACTATCTTGAAGCACGGAACATCTGCAAATTGTCCCCTCGTGGGGCGGCGGCTCTATTGCGTCTAGCGATCCAAAAATTGTGCAAACATCTTGGTGAACCGGGCGAAAACATCAATGCTGATATAGGCGCTCTGGTAAAGAAGGGCCTGCCTATTCAGATTCAACAGGCATTGGATGTTGTCCGCGTGACAGGCAATAACGCGGTTCATCCAGGAGAGCTGCTAGTCGATGACAATCCCGAGATCGTTTCTGCACTCTTCGGCCTTACGAATCTCATTATCGATAATCGAATCGCCGAACCGAAGCGCATTGCAGCTCTTTACGGGGCGTTGCCAGAAGGTGCATTGCGTGGCATCGAGAAGCGCGATGGCTAA
- a CDS encoding helix-turn-helix transcriptional regulator — MRPADRLFQIILMLRNGRVITARALAEALEVSERTIYRDIADLIGSGAPIDGEAGVGYRLRRGYQVPPLMFTGDELEALVIGAKLVQSYADPALGKAAAQAMARIEAVLPRALEERIAGSEMRFCAPAFMQPEPLREPMTLLRTGMEKGQKVQVRYRREDGEVSERTLWPLGLVFWGHCWTLGAWCELRQGFRTFRVDRIEAVELGEERFDDRYGHLWGKYLAEARGDC; from the coding sequence ATGCGTCCCGCCGACCGCCTGTTCCAGATCATCCTCATGCTGCGCAACGGCCGCGTCATCACCGCGCGGGCGCTGGCCGAAGCGCTGGAAGTCTCCGAACGCACCATCTACCGCGACATCGCCGACCTCATCGGCTCCGGCGCGCCCATCGATGGCGAAGCCGGCGTCGGCTACCGCCTGCGCCGCGGCTACCAGGTGCCGCCGCTGATGTTCACCGGCGACGAACTCGAAGCCCTCGTCATCGGCGCCAAGCTCGTCCAGTCCTACGCAGACCCCGCCCTCGGCAAAGCCGCCGCTCAAGCCATGGCGCGCATCGAAGCCGTGCTGCCGCGCGCGCTGGAAGAACGCATCGCCGGCAGCGAAATGCGCTTCTGCGCCCCCGCCTTCATGCAACCGGAACCGCTGCGCGAACCGATGACGCTGCTGCGCACCGGCATGGAAAAAGGCCAGAAGGTGCAGGTGCGCTACCGTCGGGAAGACGGCGAGGTGTCTGAGCGCACGCTATGGCCGCTGGGGCTGGTGTTCTGGGGGCACTGCTGGACGCTGGGCGCGTGGTGCGAACTGCGGCAGGGGTTCCGGACGTTTCGGGTGGATAGGATCGAAGCGGTGGAGTTAGGCGAGGAGCGCTTCGATGACCGGTATGGGCATCTGTGGGGGAAGTATCTGGCGGAGGCGCGGGGGGATTGCTGA
- a CDS encoding CbbQ/NirQ/NorQ/GpvN family protein codes for MKNDLPDSALPHYQPAGNEVAVFEHAWKNRLPLLIKGPTGCGKTRFVAHMAARLGLPLYTVACHDDLTAADLVGRHLIVEGGTVWCDGPLTRAVREGGICYLDEVVEARKDTTVVLHPLADDRRLLPIDRTGELLQAPPGFMLVVSYNPGYQNLMKGMKPSTRQRFVSLRFDFPTPEREEAVLLAETGCAPDLARRLVSIAGALRALKDRDLEEAASTRLLVYAALLVKDGMDPVEACRVAIVESLTDDIEVAAALMDVVAASFGR; via the coding sequence ATGAAGAACGATCTCCCCGACTCCGCCCTGCCCCATTACCAGCCCGCCGGCAACGAAGTGGCGGTGTTCGAGCACGCCTGGAAGAACCGCCTGCCGCTGCTGATCAAGGGCCCCACGGGCTGCGGCAAGACGCGCTTCGTCGCCCACATGGCGGCGCGCCTCGGGCTGCCGCTCTACACCGTGGCCTGCCACGACGACCTCACCGCCGCCGACCTGGTCGGCCGCCACCTGATCGTCGAGGGCGGCACCGTGTGGTGCGATGGCCCGCTGACGCGCGCGGTGCGCGAGGGCGGCATCTGCTACCTCGACGAGGTGGTGGAGGCGCGCAAGGACACCACGGTGGTGCTGCACCCCCTGGCGGACGACCGCCGCCTGCTGCCGATCGACCGCACCGGCGAGCTGCTGCAGGCGCCGCCCGGCTTCATGCTGGTGGTGTCCTACAACCCCGGCTACCAGAACCTGATGAAGGGCATGAAGCCCTCCACCCGCCAGCGCTTCGTCAGCCTGCGCTTCGACTTTCCGACGCCGGAGCGCGAAGAGGCGGTGCTGCTCGCCGAGACCGGCTGCGCCCCCGACCTGGCCCGCCGCTTGGTTAGCATCGCCGGCGCGCTGCGCGCACTGAAGGACCGCGACCTGGAAGAGGCCGCCAGCACCCGGCTGCTGGTGTATGCCGCGCTGCTGGTAAAGGACGGCATGGACCCGGTGGAGGCCTGCCGCGTCGCCATCGTCGAAAGCCTGACCGACGATATCGAGGTGGCCGCCGCGCTGATGGACGTGGTCGCCGCGAGCTTCGGCCGCTGA
- a CDS encoding Crp/Fnr family transcriptional regulator has protein sequence MAGDLPQPSPALIAQLRQVPLFSELADEDIASIARHSRERSVARGEMLFQRGDTPRGFFCVLRGQIKLAFSSAAGNEKVVEVIGAGQSFGEAVMFMERPYPVFAEALMDSTLLAIGQEVLLGQLDDNPRFARKLLAGLSIRLHSLVRDVETYTLRSSMQRVIGYLLQQTPEDLDAGECRIDLPTSKQVIASRLNLTPETLSRIFHDLAEARLITVAGKRITLHDIRRLRAHEG, from the coding sequence ATGGCCGGAGACCTTCCCCAACCTTCCCCCGCCCTGATTGCGCAGCTGCGCCAGGTGCCGCTGTTTTCCGAACTCGCCGACGAGGATATCGCAAGCATCGCCCGCCACAGCCGCGAGCGCAGCGTGGCGCGCGGCGAGATGCTGTTCCAGCGCGGCGACACGCCGCGCGGCTTCTTCTGCGTGCTGCGCGGCCAGATCAAGCTGGCGTTTTCTTCGGCCGCCGGCAACGAGAAGGTGGTCGAGGTGATCGGTGCCGGGCAGAGCTTTGGCGAGGCGGTGATGTTCATGGAGCGGCCCTACCCGGTGTTCGCCGAGGCGCTGATGGACAGCACGCTGCTGGCGATCGGCCAGGAGGTGCTGCTCGGCCAGCTCGACGACAACCCGCGCTTTGCGCGCAAGCTGCTGGCGGGGCTGTCGATCCGGCTGCACAGCCTGGTGCGCGACGTGGAGACCTACACGCTGCGCTCCAGCATGCAGCGCGTCATCGGCTACCTGCTGCAGCAGACGCCGGAAGACCTCGACGCCGGGGAATGCCGCATCGACCTGCCGACCAGCAAGCAGGTGATCGCCTCGCGCCTCAACCTCACGCCCGAAACCCTGTCGCGCATCTTTCACGACCTTGCCGAGGCGCGGCTGATCACCGTGGCGGGCAAGCGCATCACGCTGCACGACATCCGCCGCCTGCGCGCGCACGAAGGCTGA
- a CDS encoding 4Fe-4S binding protein has protein sequence MTDPTSPTLTPPRRVIPIANGDAGKPRGLQRRRLAFQAGFFLLFVLAPVFDLFRYDLAAGHAWLLGFEWRLGLDDFLVGHIGAGQAAANVLLRLFLPLFGGAAVFLWVAWKWGRLYCGWLCPHFSVVETINALMLRASGKHSVWERKAVTPWLPDGTQRRIDARWWLVVMPAAIGFAFTWAVVFLTYLLPPAEVYPALLHGQLGRNPGIFLAAATTVLSLEFLFARHLFCRYACAVGLFQSLAWMGNRKAMVVGFARVRAADCASCLPEKQSACDAVCPMRLTPRNIKRHMFTCTQCAQCIDACGQTQADNPQGPLLQWVSGEAARQNEAGFRARRER, from the coding sequence ATGACTGACCCCACCTCCCCCACCCTTACGCCGCCGCGCCGGGTGATCCCGATCGCCAATGGCGACGCCGGGAAGCCGCGCGGACTGCAGCGCCGCCGCCTCGCCTTCCAGGCCGGCTTCTTCCTGCTCTTCGTGCTGGCGCCGGTGTTCGACCTGTTCCGCTACGACCTCGCCGCCGGCCATGCCTGGCTGCTCGGTTTCGAATGGCGGCTGGGGCTGGACGACTTTCTCGTCGGGCACATCGGCGCCGGGCAGGCCGCGGCCAACGTGCTGCTGCGCCTCTTCCTGCCGCTGTTCGGCGGCGCCGCGGTCTTCCTGTGGGTGGCGTGGAAATGGGGCCGGCTGTACTGCGGCTGGCTGTGCCCGCACTTCTCGGTGGTGGAAACCATCAATGCGCTGATGCTGCGCGCCAGCGGCAAGCACAGCGTGTGGGAACGCAAGGCGGTGACGCCCTGGCTGCCGGACGGCACCCAGCGCCGCATCGACGCGCGCTGGTGGCTGGTGGTGATGCCGGCCGCGATCGGCTTCGCCTTCACCTGGGCGGTGGTCTTCCTCACCTACCTGCTGCCGCCGGCCGAGGTCTATCCGGCGCTGCTGCACGGCCAACTCGGCCGCAACCCGGGCATCTTCCTCGCCGCGGCAACCACCGTGCTGTCGCTGGAATTCCTCTTCGCCCGCCACCTGTTCTGCCGCTACGCCTGCGCGGTCGGCCTGTTCCAGAGCCTGGCGTGGATGGGCAACCGTAAGGCGATGGTGGTCGGCTTCGCCCGCGTGCGCGCCGCCGACTGCGCGAGCTGCCTGCCGGAAAAGCAGTCGGCCTGCGACGCGGTGTGCCCGATGCGGCTGACCCCGCGCAACATCAAGCGCCACATGTTCACCTGCACCCAGTGCGCGCAATGCATCGACGCCTGCGGCCAGACCCAGGCCGACAACCCGCAGGGTCCGCTGCTGCAGTGGGTGAGCGGCGAAGCCGCGCGCCAGAACGAAGCCGGCTTCCGCGCCAGGCGGGAGCGCTAG
- a CDS encoding DUF3079 domain-containing protein, translating into MARKFPLHPAHPERICWGCDKYCAADSLACGNGSGRTQHPAELLGDDWYLYGDWGLDVPEAEPPAAPPAP; encoded by the coding sequence ATGGCGAGGAAATTTCCGCTCCACCCCGCCCACCCGGAGCGCATCTGCTGGGGCTGCGACAAGTACTGCGCAGCGGATTCGCTGGCCTGCGGCAACGGCTCCGGCCGCACCCAGCATCCCGCCGAACTGCTCGGCGACGACTGGTATCTGTACGGCGACTGGGGCCTCGACGTCCCCGAAGCCGAGCCGCCGGCAGCGCCGCCCGCGCCCTGA
- a CDS encoding c-type cytochrome, producing MSGIMTKSMARNIFYGGSMFFFLLFLALTFHTEKELPKRDNRENLTPAVIAGKKIWETRNCIGCHTLLGEGAYFAPELGNVYVRRGPDFIKAWIKAQPTGTPGRRQMPQFNLTEQELDDLVAFLKYASEINSAKWPPNIEG from the coding sequence ATGAGCGGCATCATGACCAAGTCGATGGCGCGCAACATTTTCTACGGCGGATCGATGTTCTTCTTCCTGCTGTTCCTTGCGCTCACCTTCCATACCGAAAAGGAACTGCCCAAGCGCGACAACCGCGAGAACCTGACCCCCGCGGTGATCGCCGGCAAGAAGATCTGGGAGACGCGCAACTGCATCGGCTGCCACACGCTGCTGGGCGAAGGCGCCTATTTCGCGCCCGAACTCGGCAACGTCTATGTGCGCCGCGGGCCGGACTTCATCAAGGCGTGGATCAAGGCCCAGCCCACCGGCACGCCGGGTCGCCGCCAGATGCCGCAGTTCAACCTCACCGAGCAGGAGCTGGACGACCTCGTCGCCTTCCTGAAGTACGCCTCCGAGATCAACTCGGCCAAGTGGCCGCCCAACATCGAAGGCTGA
- a CDS encoding VOC family protein — protein MNNPICWFELPTVDIERAVRFYESVFAVTLRREVCGGHPMAIFPYADPQPSGALVQMPQLAPRDNGTLVYLNGGEDLNLVLERVKAAGGEVAMEKTSIGEEIGFIALFMDSEGNRVGVYSRH, from the coding sequence ATGAACAACCCGATTTGCTGGTTCGAGCTGCCCACCGTGGATATCGAGCGCGCGGTGCGCTTTTACGAAAGCGTGTTTGCGGTGACGCTGCGCCGCGAGGTGTGCGGTGGGCACCCGATGGCGATCTTTCCGTATGCCGATCCGCAGCCGTCCGGCGCGCTGGTGCAGATGCCGCAGCTGGCGCCGCGCGACAACGGCACGCTGGTGTATCTGAATGGCGGAGAGGACCTGAACCTGGTGCTGGAGCGGGTGAAGGCGGCGGGCGGCGAGGTGGCGATGGAGAAGACCTCGATCGGGGAGGAGATCGGGTTTATTGCGTTGTTCATGGATAGTGAGGGGAATCGGGTGGGGGTGTATTCGAGGCACTGA
- a CDS encoding hemerythrin domain-containing protein, whose product MDRLTRLMHQHHGHCDEVFAAAETAARVGDWAACATALQRFRADLLEHLDVEEARIFPAFEAHTGNTTGPTRVMRGEHEQMREIVGWLGEALEARDAEAFLDAVETLLILMQQHNMKEENILYPMCDRVLGADAAAFDALLDSVETALSEVSHG is encoded by the coding sequence ATGGACCGCCTGACCCGACTGATGCATCAGCACCACGGCCACTGCGACGAGGTTTTTGCCGCGGCCGAAACCGCCGCCCGCGTGGGCGACTGGGCCGCCTGCGCCACCGCGCTGCAGCGCTTCCGCGCCGACCTGCTGGAGCATCTGGACGTGGAGGAGGCGCGCATCTTCCCGGCCTTCGAGGCCCACACCGGCAACACCACCGGGCCCACCCGCGTGATGCGCGGCGAGCACGAGCAGATGCGCGAGATCGTGGGCTGGCTGGGGGAGGCGCTGGAGGCGCGCGATGCCGAGGCCTTCCTGGATGCGGTGGAAACCTTGCTGATCCTGATGCAGCAGCACAACATGAAGGAAGAGAACATCCTCTATCCGATGTGCGATCGCGTACTGGGCGCGGACGCGGCCGCCTTCGACGCGCTGCTCGACAGCGTGGAGACCGCGCTCTCCGAGGTGAGCCATGGCTGA
- a CDS encoding ribbon-helix-helix protein, CopG family: MSTTTIRLPDELKARVAEAAKRAGTTSHNFILEAIAEKAEQAEARAGLDAEAEQRYARIVESGQTIPWDEMRRYLEGRAAGTSAQRPTARKLAQDR; this comes from the coding sequence ATGAGCACCACGACCATACGACTGCCAGATGAACTCAAGGCCCGTGTCGCCGAGGCAGCCAAGCGTGCGGGAACGACCTCCCACAATTTCATCCTGGAGGCGATTGCGGAAAAGGCCGAGCAGGCCGAAGCTCGCGCCGGGCTGGATGCAGAAGCTGAACAGCGCTACGCCCGTATCGTCGAATCCGGGCAGACGATTCCGTGGGACGAGATGCGGCGATATCTGGAAGGCCGCGCCGCAGGCACGTCGGCGCAGCGGCCCACCGCGCGAAAGCTGGCGCAAGATCGGTGA
- a CDS encoding AraC family transcriptional regulator, with protein MKTALAPTLALPVGPGVDPTRGAAATPIAFIRAIVDAYRGYGTDPANALRLAQITPQRLADDGAHVTALQLEIMSAVAMQELDDEALGWFSRRLPWGSYGMLCRASLGAPDLGVAIKRWCRHHRLLTDDVLLHLKVTKSAATITLERRLEPPALTAGMREFCCVTLLRYLLGYACWAVDSRIPLQAAHFPYPRPGHHAVYPLLFAGPVEFDADCAGIRFDPQYLTLPIRRDERALRTMLQRALPLTVLQYRRDRLLVQRVRELLRTLTRDGGGESLTADSVAAHLHLSARTLHRQLQEEGAALQQLKDEARRERAIELLNRSNRPVKQIALAVGFRNEKSFARAFREWTGESPSGFRGRRAGE; from the coding sequence ATGAAAACCGCCCTCGCCCCTACCCTCGCATTGCCGGTCGGCCCCGGTGTCGATCCGACGCGCGGCGCCGCTGCCACGCCCATCGCCTTCATCCGCGCCATCGTGGATGCCTATCGCGGCTACGGCACCGATCCGGCCAACGCGCTGCGGCTGGCACAGATTACGCCGCAGCGGCTGGCCGACGACGGCGCCCACGTCACCGCGCTGCAGCTGGAGATCATGTCCGCGGTGGCGATGCAGGAACTCGACGACGAAGCCCTGGGCTGGTTCTCGCGCCGCCTGCCCTGGGGCAGCTACGGCATGCTGTGCCGCGCCTCGCTCGGCGCGCCCGACCTGGGCGTGGCGATCAAGCGCTGGTGCCGCCACCACCGCCTGCTGACCGATGACGTGCTGCTGCACCTCAAGGTCACCAAAAGCGCCGCGACGATCACGCTGGAACGGCGACTGGAGCCGCCCGCACTCACCGCCGGCATGCGCGAATTCTGCTGCGTCACCCTGCTGCGCTACCTGCTCGGCTACGCCTGCTGGGCGGTGGATTCGCGCATTCCGCTGCAGGCTGCGCACTTCCCGTATCCGCGGCCGGGGCACCACGCGGTGTATCCGCTGCTGTTCGCCGGGCCGGTGGAGTTTGACGCCGACTGCGCCGGCATCCGCTTCGACCCGCAATACCTGACGCTACCCATCCGGCGCGACGAACGCGCACTGCGCACCATGCTGCAACGCGCGCTGCCGCTCACCGTGCTGCAGTACCGCCGCGACCGCCTGCTGGTGCAGCGGGTGCGCGAGCTGCTGCGCACGCTCACCCGCGACGGCGGCGGCGAATCGCTCACCGCCGACAGCGTCGCCGCGCACCTGCACCTGTCCGCCCGCACCCTGCACCGGCAACTGCAGGAAGAGGGCGCGGCGCTACAGCAGTTGAAGGACGAAGCGCGCCGCGAACGCGCCATCGAACTGCTCAACCGCAGCAACCGCCCGGTGAAGCAGATCGCGCTGGCGGTGGGGTTTCGCAATGAGAAGAGCTTTGCGCGGGCGTTCCGGGAGTGGACGGGGGAATCGCCGAGCGGGTTTCGGGGGAGACGGGCGGGGGAGTGA
- a CDS encoding type II toxin-antitoxin system RelE/ParE family toxin has protein sequence MTRIELAPEVADDFERILDHLDHYRANDPAARIREIIDAIGVLASNPLIGRPTDNDNRELVIGRRSHGYLALYRYVAGIDTVFVLAVRSQREAGFER, from the coding sequence GTGACGCGTATCGAACTGGCGCCCGAAGTCGCCGACGATTTCGAGCGGATACTCGACCATCTGGATCACTATCGAGCGAACGATCCCGCCGCACGGATACGCGAGATCATCGATGCCATTGGCGTGCTAGCGAGCAATCCCCTTATCGGCCGTCCGACCGATAACGACAACCGTGAGTTGGTAATCGGACGCAGATCGCACGGCTACCTGGCCCTGTATCGCTATGTGGCGGGGATCGATACGGTATTCGTACTGGCCGTGCGCAGCCAGCGGGAAGCCGGCTTCGAGCGATAG
- a CDS encoding SirB2 family protein produces MYMAIKHIHLLCVALSGLGFLLRGLWVLARGGLPRWLPVRVLPHVVDTLLLASAIALAVMSSQYPPHSTWITAKIVGLLAYIGLGTVALKRGRTQGVRAVAFVGALAVFAWIVSVALTRNPAGYLAGVAG; encoded by the coding sequence ATGTACATGGCAATCAAGCACATCCACCTCCTCTGCGTCGCCCTGAGCGGCCTCGGGTTCTTGCTGCGCGGGCTATGGGTACTCGCCCGCGGCGGCCTGCCGCGCTGGCTGCCCGTCCGGGTGCTGCCGCACGTGGTGGACACCCTGCTGCTGGCCAGCGCAATCGCGCTGGCGGTGATGAGCAGCCAGTACCCGCCGCACTCCACCTGGATAACGGCAAAGATCGTCGGGCTGCTGGCGTACATCGGGCTGGGCACGGTGGCGCTGAAGCGCGGGCGCACGCAGGGCGTGAGGGCGGTGGCGTTTGTGGGCGCGCTGGCGGTGTTTGCGTGGATCGTGTCGGTGGCGCTGACGCGGAATCCGGCGGGGTATCTGGCGGGGGTGGCGGGGTAG
- a CDS encoding isovaleryl-CoA dehydrogenase has translation MNIPSLDFNLGETIEALRDTVKRFADEEIAPRAAAIDQNNEFPADLWKKLGDLGLHGMTVEEEYGGSAMGYLAHIIALEEVSRASASVGLSYGAHSNLCVNQIRRNGNATQKQKYLPKLISGEHVGALAMSEPNAGSDVVSMKLRADKKGDRYVLNGSKMWITNGGDADTLVVYAKTDINAGPKGMTAFIIEKGMKGFSHGTHLDKLGMRGSNTFPLFFDDVEVPEENVLGGVGNGARVLMSGLDYERAVLCGGPLGIMAACMDVVVPYLHERKQFGQSIGEFQLMQGKLADMYSTWMATRAYVYAVGQACDRTDHARTLRKDAAGAILYSAEKATWMAGEAIQTLGGVGYTNEYSTGRLWRDAKLYEIGAGTSEIRRMLIGRELFAETA, from the coding sequence ATGAACATTCCCAGCCTGGACTTCAACCTCGGCGAAACCATCGAAGCCCTGCGCGACACCGTGAAGCGCTTTGCCGACGAGGAAATCGCGCCGCGCGCCGCCGCCATCGACCAGAACAACGAATTCCCCGCCGACCTGTGGAAGAAGCTGGGCGACCTCGGCCTGCACGGCATGACGGTGGAAGAGGAATACGGCGGCAGCGCCATGGGCTACCTCGCCCACATCATCGCGCTCGAAGAAGTGTCGCGTGCCTCGGCCTCGGTGGGCCTCTCGTACGGCGCGCATTCCAACCTGTGCGTCAATCAGATCCGCCGCAACGGCAACGCCACGCAGAAGCAGAAATACCTGCCCAAGCTGATCTCCGGCGAGCACGTGGGCGCGCTGGCGATGAGCGAGCCCAACGCCGGCTCCGACGTGGTCAGCATGAAGCTGCGCGCCGACAAGAAGGGCGACCGCTACGTGCTCAACGGCAGCAAGATGTGGATCACCAACGGCGGCGACGCCGACACCCTGGTGGTCTATGCCAAGACCGACATCAACGCCGGCCCGAAGGGCATGACGGCCTTCATCATCGAGAAGGGGATGAAGGGCTTCAGCCACGGCACCCACCTCGACAAGCTCGGCATGCGCGGCTCCAACACCTTCCCGCTGTTCTTCGACGACGTCGAGGTGCCGGAAGAGAACGTGCTGGGCGGCGTTGGCAACGGCGCCAGAGTGCTGATGAGCGGGCTGGACTACGAACGCGCGGTGCTGTGCGGCGGCCCGCTGGGCATCATGGCCGCCTGCATGGACGTGGTGGTGCCCTACCTGCACGAGCGCAAGCAGTTCGGCCAGAGCATCGGCGAATTCCAGCTGATGCAGGGCAAGCTTGCCGACATGTACTCCACCTGGATGGCGACCCGCGCCTATGTGTACGCGGTGGGCCAGGCCTGCGACCGCACCGACCACGCCCGCACGCTGCGCAAGGACGCCGCCGGCGCGATCCTGTATTCGGCGGAAAAGGCCACCTGGATGGCGGGCGAAGCAATCCAGACGCTGGGCGGCGTCGGCTATACCAATGAATATTCCACCGGCCGGCTGTGGCGCGATGCCAAGCTGTATGAAATTGGCGCGGGCACGAGCGAAATCCGCCGGATGCTGATCGGGCGGGAATTGTTTGCCGAAACGGCTTGA